Proteins encoded by one window of Candidatus Nomurabacteria bacterium:
- a CDS encoding thioredoxin domain-containing protein — protein sequence MEEQLSNEKSKMKLSIPASILIAGVMISLTIYFTGINGTPKTATPKPNPAEPTLQEVDIKNVEVREDPFIGVSNAPITMVYWSDYQCPFCKKTETEVLPTLKRDYVDTGKMKIVFKDFVFLGPDSIEAALFDRAVWELYPEQYFTWREAMYAMQDEEGGEGFGDRTSIEDVTQGISGIDQSKVSAAVDANIDAYKASIQADYIEGQSFGINGTPSVIIGTTLINGAQPLAAFIDAITKVEK from the coding sequence ATGGAAGAACAACTATCAAATGAAAAATCAAAAATGAAGCTATCGATTCCTGCATCAATTCTTATTGCTGGAGTTATGATATCGCTCACTATTTATTTTACTGGCATAAATGGTACTCCAAAAACAGCGACACCAAAACCAAACCCTGCAGAACCGACTCTCCAAGAGGTTGATATTAAAAATGTCGAAGTAAGAGAGGATCCATTTATTGGTGTATCAAATGCACCCATAACGATGGTCTACTGGAGTGATTATCAATGTCCATTTTGTAAAAAAACTGAAACAGAAGTATTGCCAACACTCAAGCGTGATTATGTCGATACAGGTAAAATGAAAATTGTGTTTAAAGACTTTGTATTCTTGGGTCCCGACTCGATAGAAGCTGCCTTATTTGATCGGGCAGTGTGGGAACTTTACCCTGAGCAATATTTTACTTGGCGCGAAGCGATGTATGCAATGCAAGATGAGGAAGGTGGTGAAGGATTTGGAGATAGGACAAGTATTGAAGATGTTACTCAAGGGATTTCTGGCATTGACCAAAGTAAAGTATCTGCTGCTGTTGATGCAAATATAGATGCGTATAAAGCTAGCATTCAGGCAGATTATATTGAAGGTCAAAGTTTTGGTATCAATGGAACACCATCAGTTATCATAGGAACAACGCTCATTAATGGAGCACAACCTTTGGCAGCATTCATCGACGCTATTACAAAAGTAGAAAAATAA
- a CDS encoding phosphatase PAP2 family protein produces MIAEINNIVFAYIHAFSFRYTSLDTTIIFFADLFPFVFCLGIFLFILVHKDRDAAPLTWYAIRRKMIEIGSIICTGLLSWGIVMLLKVIFGEARPFITDTTLQTLITISGIHDSFPSGHATIFAGLAVALYIYHKPIGYLFMLGALLIGLARIASGIHYPIDILAGYVLGGSIAYSVYYFLRPKIKHMVAFGGLK; encoded by the coding sequence ATGATCGCGGAAATTAATAATATAGTATTTGCCTATATCCATGCGTTTAGTTTTAGATATACGTCGCTTGATACGACTATAATATTTTTTGCAGATTTATTCCCATTTGTTTTTTGCTTAGGTATTTTCCTGTTTATACTCGTGCATAAAGATCGCGACGCAGCTCCACTGACATGGTATGCCATACGTAGAAAAATGATTGAAATAGGCAGTATTATATGCACTGGTCTTTTGTCGTGGGGTATTGTGATGCTGCTTAAAGTTATTTTTGGCGAGGCGAGGCCATTTATCACAGATACAACCCTGCAGACTCTTATCACCATATCCGGGATCCATGACTCATTTCCTTCGGGTCATGCAACCATTTTTGCGGGACTTGCAGTTGCATTGTATATCTACCATAAACCAATCGGGTATCTTTTTATGCTAGGAGCATTATTGATTGGTCTTGCACGTATAGCTTCTGGTATTCATTATCCGATCGATATACTCGCAGGGTATGTGCTCGGTGGCAGTATTGCCTATAGTGTATATTATTTTTTACGGCCGAAAATAAAGCACATGGTTGCTTTTGGTGGATTAAAATAG
- a CDS encoding bifunctional 5,10-methylenetetrahydrofolate dehydrogenase/5,10-methenyltetrahydrofolate cyclohydrolase has protein sequence MRRIDGKQIRDTIKLALIEEVKAFSVRPELVIFYVGENSVIDIFIKYKEKFGSAIGVHTNVIKLPQATTTDMLIEAIQTHTHATGIIVQLPLPEHIDTSKVLENVPVEQDVDVLSSHGLENLRKGVQSYLPPVVGAVAEIFNQEHVDLVDKKIVIIGKGKLVGLPISYWLESKGLSPTILTRDSLDFNDTIRNADIIISGAGSPSLIKPDMIKQGVILLDAGTSEEGGIIQGDIDEACSSLAGIFTPVPGGIGPITIAILFRNLLLAATYDRGN, from the coding sequence ATGCGCAGAATCGATGGCAAGCAAATACGAGATACCATCAAACTTGCACTTATCGAAGAAGTCAAAGCTTTTTCTGTACGCCCAGAACTCGTCATTTTTTATGTAGGGGAAAATTCAGTTATTGATATTTTTATTAAGTATAAAGAAAAATTTGGGTCGGCTATTGGTGTTCATACTAACGTTATTAAATTACCACAGGCCACAACAACTGACATGCTTATTGAGGCTATCCAAACTCATACTCATGCTACAGGTATTATTGTCCAACTGCCACTACCAGAACATATTGATACTAGTAAGGTGTTGGAGAACGTGCCAGTCGAGCAAGACGTAGATGTTTTATCTTCACACGGACTTGAAAATCTACGCAAAGGTGTACAGTCGTACTTGCCACCTGTTGTTGGAGCGGTTGCAGAAATTTTCAATCAGGAGCACGTGGATCTTGTAGACAAAAAGATTGTTATTATAGGCAAAGGGAAATTAGTTGGGTTACCGATCTCGTACTGGTTAGAATCAAAAGGTCTTAGTCCTACAATTCTTACTCGTGATAGTTTAGATTTTAACGACACAATACGAAACGCAGACATTATTATTTCAGGTGCCGGCAGTCCTTCACTGATCAAGCCAGACATGATTAAACAAGGAGTCATACTGCTTGATGCAGGTACAAGTGAAGAAGGTGGTATCATTCAAGGGGACATTGATGAAGCTTGCAGTTCTTTGGCAGGTATTTTTACACCAGTTCCAGGGGGTATAGGTCCTATAACTATTGCGATTTTATTTCGTAATTTACTTTTAGCAGCAACATATGATCGCGGAAATTAA
- a CDS encoding NAD-dependent epimerase/dehydratase family protein translates to MNTPKKVLVTGGAGFIGSHIVDALLANGHEVHIVDNLSTGKKENCNKDAIFHLADITDGPSLEAIFTGIDTIFHTAALPRVPLSIEHPLETNHANITGTLTVLHAAHKAGVRRVIYSASSSAYGEQQAPKMKESFEAKPLHPYGIQKYVGELYCRIFSSIYGLQTVSLRYFNIYGPRQDPNGSYAGVIAKFAKLTKEGQPLPIIGDGTQTRDFTHVYDVVRANLLAMDSVNVGKGEVINVGGGQSISIQALAKIFGGDTTSLPARPEAKDSCADITLAKELLGWEPKEELEKAIAVLLQSI, encoded by the coding sequence ATGAATACACCAAAAAAGGTATTAGTAACAGGCGGTGCCGGATTTATCGGTTCTCATATTGTTGATGCATTATTGGCTAATGGACATGAAGTCCACATTGTTGATAATTTAAGTACAGGTAAAAAGGAAAATTGCAATAAAGATGCAATATTTCATTTGGCTGATATTACTGACGGGCCTTCACTTGAGGCTATCTTTACAGGCATTGATACAATATTTCATACTGCAGCATTGCCGCGAGTGCCATTGTCTATTGAACATCCATTGGAAACCAACCATGCTAACATCACTGGCACACTCACTGTGCTTCACGCTGCTCATAAGGCAGGTGTCCGTCGAGTTATTTACTCTGCATCGAGTTCAGCATATGGTGAACAGCAGGCTCCAAAGATGAAGGAAAGTTTTGAAGCTAAACCATTACATCCATATGGAATTCAGAAGTATGTTGGTGAATTATATTGTCGCATCTTTAGTTCCATCTATGGCTTACAAACAGTCTCACTTCGTTACTTCAATATTTATGGCCCACGCCAAGATCCAAATGGATCTTACGCAGGTGTCATTGCCAAATTTGCCAAGCTAACCAAAGAAGGCCAACCACTACCGATTATAGGTGATGGAACTCAAACCAGAGATTTTACTCATGTCTATGATGTTGTTCGAGCTAATCTGCTCGCTATGGATTCTGTTAATGTTGGGAAAGGGGAAGTGATAAATGTTGGCGGTGGTCAAAGTATCTCGATACAAGCACTAGCAAAGATTTTTGGCGGCGATACGACATCATTACCAGCTCGACCAGAAGCCAAAGACAGCTGTGCAGATATAACACTTGCAAAAGAGCTTTTGGGCTGGGAACCAAAGGAGGAGCTAGAAAAAGCAATAGCAGTATTATTGCAAAGCATATAA
- the rodA gene encoding rod shape-determining protein RodA has translation MRIFFRKIDWVLFIALMPILGAGLITMRSFTGDTSLFDKQLLWILISIIIFFTLSAIDVRILKNTKVLVLLFIFFLAILTTLFIVGRVVNGAQSWFDFGGFSFQPTDFMKVIVILLLAKYFSRRHVEIAHFKHIFISGIYALVPFLLVFLQPDFGSAIIIFLIWFGMILVSGISKKHLLLVLGGGLIVFLGLWLFVFQQYQRDRIVNFIHPLADIHGSGYNAYQSTIAVGSGKIFGKGVGYGTQSRLQFLPEYQTDFIFAAFAEEWGFVGVIILFTLYGIVIWRILKIALVGHSNFEILYGMGVAIFFFSHFVINVGMNIGLMPVTGITLPFMSYGGSHLLGSFAALGILMSMRGYSRSVHRNDVGREFLGYST, from the coding sequence ATGCGCATTTTTTTTCGAAAAATTGATTGGGTACTTTTTATTGCCCTTATGCCGATTTTAGGCGCAGGGCTTATTACGATGCGGTCGTTCACAGGGGATACATCACTCTTTGATAAACAGCTTTTATGGATATTGATTTCAATTATTATTTTTTTTACGCTTTCAGCTATTGATGTGCGGATTTTAAAAAATACAAAAGTCTTAGTACTCCTCTTTATTTTTTTCTTAGCCATACTCACAACACTTTTTATTGTAGGTCGTGTCGTCAATGGCGCTCAAAGTTGGTTTGATTTTGGCGGTTTCTCATTTCAGCCGACTGATTTTATGAAAGTTATTGTCATTCTTCTTTTGGCAAAATATTTCTCGCGTCGGCATGTGGAGATAGCGCATTTTAAACATATTTTTATTTCTGGCATCTATGCGCTCGTACCATTCTTGCTTGTGTTTTTACAACCTGACTTTGGTAGTGCGATCATTATCTTTCTGATTTGGTTTGGCATGATACTAGTCTCTGGAATTTCAAAGAAGCATCTTCTCTTGGTGCTTGGCGGCGGACTAATAGTTTTCCTTGGATTGTGGCTCTTTGTTTTCCAACAGTATCAACGAGATCGCATCGTGAACTTTATCCATCCACTTGCTGATATTCATGGCTCAGGCTATAACGCGTATCAATCTACCATTGCTGTTGGTTCAGGTAAAATTTTTGGCAAAGGTGTTGGCTATGGCACACAGTCACGTTTACAATTTTTGCCAGAGTACCAGACTGATTTTATTTTTGCTGCATTTGCTGAAGAATGGGGATTTGTTGGTGTGATTATTCTTTTCACACTGTACGGTATAGTGATTTGGCGAATATTGAAAATCGCACTTGTTGGACATTCCAATTTTGAAATACTCTATGGCATGGGTGTCGCTATCTTTTTCTTTAGTCATTTTGTCATTAATGTTGGTATGAATATTGGGCTTATGCCAGTCACAGGTATAACACTTCCATTTATGAGCTATGGTGGGTCGCATTTACTTGGTTCATTTGCTGCACTCGGTATTTTGATGAGCATGCGAGGCTATTCTAGATCGGTCCATCGCAATGATGTTGGGAGGGAGTTTTTAGGTTATTCTACATAG
- the rplL gene encoding 50S ribosomal protein L7/L12, which yields MEETKVEIPAKFKDIVASIEAMSVLDLNELVKVFEAKFGVSAAAVAGPAAGAGAGAAEEEKDSYTVVLTAAGEAKIGVMKVVKEALGLGLKEAKDMVDNIPATLKDGMKKAEAEDLKKKIEEAGGKVELK from the coding sequence ATGGAAGAAACAAAAGTAGAAATTCCAGCAAAGTTCAAAGACATCGTGGCAAGTATCGAAGCTATGTCAGTCCTTGATCTCAACGAATTAGTAAAAGTATTCGAAGCAAAGTTCGGTGTTTCAGCAGCAGCTGTTGCTGGTCCAGCAGCAGGTGCTGGAGCTGGTGCAGCAGAAGAAGAGAAAGATTCATACACCGTTGTGCTTACCGCAGCTGGTGAGGCAAAGATCGGCGTTATGAAAGTTGTCAAAGAAGCTCTTGGTCTCGGACTTAAAGAAGCTAAGGATATGGTAGACAATATTCCTGCAACACTTAAAGATGGCATGAAGAAAGCAGAAGCAGAAGACCTCAAGAAAAAGATTGAGGAAGCTGGCGGAAAAGTGGAATTGAAATAA
- a CDS encoding 50S ribosomal protein L10, translating into MAISKQKKEVLLDGLTKALQGTGSIVFVKFNKLTVFDANAMRRTLQKSDIGYKVAKKTLLKRALETNGYTGTLPNLEGEIAVAYGSDMLAPAREVYEFQKTHKEVVSIEGGVFENVFKSKEEMMAIATIPGVDTLRGMFVNIINSPIQRLVIALDQISKAKA; encoded by the coding sequence ATGGCTATTTCAAAACAAAAGAAAGAAGTATTATTGGATGGTTTGACGAAAGCTTTGCAGGGCACTGGGTCTATTGTATTTGTAAAATTCAATAAACTTACCGTGTTTGATGCAAATGCTATGCGTCGTACACTCCAAAAAAGTGATATTGGTTATAAAGTTGCCAAGAAAACGCTTCTCAAACGCGCACTTGAAACCAATGGCTATACAGGTACGTTGCCAAATCTCGAAGGAGAAATTGCAGTTGCCTATGGTAGCGATATGTTGGCACCAGCTCGCGAAGTATATGAATTTCAAAAAACCCACAAAGAAGTTGTTTCGATCGAAGGTGGAGTATTTGAAAACGTCTTCAAGAGTAAAGAAGAAATGATGGCTATCGCAACTATTCCGGGTGTTGATACGCTCCGTGGTATGTTCGTCAATATTATCAACTCGCCTATCCAACGCTTGGTGATCGCTCTCGATCAGATAAGCAAGGCAAAGGCTTAA
- a CDS encoding efflux RND transporter periplasmic adaptor subunit, with protein MNMQPPGFRAKTIDFFKRLYARKRVFWGIVVVIVVVLVVLLTGGKKTTLATEIITPRDLQRTVLTSGTVTSTTDLTLSFQKQGIISEIKTNVGDMVKAGQVLAILEAGQEAAAVTEAEGRLLEAKANYAKVLSINQDKDIKLAEAVLQTAINDLENTKVAQDVLVANAKRTLYSSDLEAVPATGSTTDTAPTITGSYMSDEVGGYTVTVYSSSSASGGAFSISGLENNYSVAISTGSSVPLGSRGLFIQFPTDFKTGAVWIIEVPNTRSVSYATNYNAYQLALSTHDQVISSKEGAVNEKQAALDLKKAQASASDIQVANAQVVVAVGALERAQADLADAEIIAPADGTITKIDAKLGAPVQPFENMITLEDVANLYVDANVNEANILDIAPGEAVELAFASNGETKLLGTVADVDIAPTLISGVVNYKVVIELIEPGENIRPGLTADMTIITSKKVAVLAIPLRALIERDGAYYVLVATDEKGKKTTEQLVTIGEHFDGALVEIVTGLQSGDRIITNPPLI; from the coding sequence ATGAATATGCAACCGCCTGGCTTTCGGGCAAAAACTATAGACTTTTTTAAACGTCTTTATGCAAGGAAGCGGGTATTTTGGGGTATTGTAGTGGTTATAGTGGTTGTACTAGTAGTACTCCTAACTGGCGGCAAAAAGACGACACTTGCGACAGAAATAATTACACCCAGAGACTTGCAACGTACTGTACTTACTAGTGGTACTGTGACGAGTACGACAGACCTAACATTGAGTTTCCAAAAACAAGGTATTATTTCAGAAATCAAAACAAATGTGGGCGATATGGTCAAGGCAGGGCAAGTGCTCGCAATACTTGAAGCTGGACAAGAAGCTGCTGCAGTCACGGAGGCCGAAGGGAGACTCTTGGAAGCAAAAGCTAACTATGCAAAGGTGCTTTCGATTAACCAAGATAAGGATATTAAATTAGCTGAAGCCGTATTACAAACTGCGATTAATGATCTTGAGAATACAAAGGTTGCACAAGATGTGCTCGTTGCAAATGCTAAGCGTACTCTTTATAGCTCTGATCTTGAAGCTGTCCCAGCAACAGGATCAACGACCGATACGGCACCAACAATTACAGGTTCATATATGAGCGATGAAGTTGGTGGCTATACAGTCACTGTTTATAGTTCAAGCTCAGCTTCTGGTGGTGCGTTTTCAATCAGCGGTCTTGAGAATAATTATAGTGTAGCTATAAGTACGGGGAGTTCAGTGCCGCTTGGCTCTCGAGGGTTATTCATTCAATTTCCAACTGATTTTAAAACAGGTGCAGTGTGGATTATCGAAGTACCTAATACAAGAAGTGTCTCGTATGCAACCAACTATAATGCATATCAGCTGGCACTTTCAACGCATGATCAGGTTATAAGTAGTAAAGAAGGTGCGGTCAATGAAAAACAGGCAGCACTCGATCTTAAAAAAGCTCAAGCAAGTGCAAGTGATATACAAGTTGCTAATGCCCAAGTCGTGGTTGCTGTCGGTGCGTTAGAACGAGCACAAGCAGATCTAGCTGACGCAGAAATAATTGCACCGGCAGATGGTACCATTACAAAAATTGACGCAAAACTAGGTGCGCCCGTGCAGCCATTTGAGAACATGATAACACTTGAGGACGTGGCGAATCTGTATGTCGATGCCAATGTTAATGAAGCAAATATTTTAGATATTGCTCCTGGTGAGGCAGTTGAACTTGCTTTTGCATCAAACGGAGAGACGAAGCTTTTAGGTACTGTCGCTGATGTAGATATTGCTCCAACACTTATTTCAGGCGTTGTTAATTATAAAGTTGTTATTGAACTCATTGAGCCAGGTGAAAACATTCGTCCAGGTCTCACTGCTGACATGACAATCATTACGTCAAAAAAAGTTGCTGTGCTTGCTATCCCTTTGCGTGCGCTAATCGAAAGAGACGGTGCGTATTATGTGCTCGTAGCAACAGATGAAAAAGGTAAAAAAACTACTGAGCAATTGGTGACTATCGGTGAACACTTTGATGGTGCATTGGTAGAGATTGTTACAGGACTTCAAAGTGGCGATCGAATCATTACTAATCCACCACTTATATAA
- a CDS encoding exopolysaccharide biosynthesis polyprenyl glycosylphosphotransferase: MRKIILFLGDTIMFVLAGFAMLLLRFGIHVSSPIIEAHIQAFIALYVLWQIILYICNLYDFEFIKPSFESIRNLLLAISISLVSGFLLFYFVHFPVTPKTNLLLLALSYGVLLFAWRNIYFSIFAHNFKKHIAFIGNAPLANTLIEEIGRHPHLGYAYEGTYESVAELIATGRTIDIVVYGKQIESSELAHLIANQSHVLDLRQAFQNILHRVPVVLMNDTLALRIVENRDTDLYEFLVRGIEIILALCILVLTSPLLLLAAIAIRIEDSRSIFYKQERVGRHGKRFSIIKLQSMYTNAEKNGAQWATHNDSRITPVGKILRITHIDEIPQMWNVLKGDIALVGPRPERPEFVEKLDKEIPYYFLRHTIKPGFTGWAQIKFRYARSVMDSQEKFEYDLYYVKNRNFFLDIGIILKTIQIVFTHGV, from the coding sequence ATGAGAAAAATAATACTTTTTTTGGGAGATACAATCATGTTTGTTTTGGCTGGTTTCGCCATGCTCCTTTTGCGTTTTGGTATCCATGTCAGCAGTCCTATTATCGAAGCCCACATCCAGGCTTTCATAGCTCTCTATGTGCTATGGCAGATTATCCTCTATATCTGCAACCTGTATGATTTTGAATTCATCAAGCCATCATTTGAAAGCATTCGAAATCTACTGCTCGCTATAAGCATTAGTCTCGTGAGCGGGTTTTTACTTTTTTACTTTGTACATTTTCCTGTCACTCCAAAAACTAATCTACTGCTCTTGGCACTCTCGTATGGTGTACTACTATTTGCATGGCGAAATATTTACTTTTCTATTTTTGCTCATAATTTCAAGAAACATATCGCTTTTATTGGTAACGCACCACTTGCCAATACTCTCATAGAAGAAATCGGACGTCACCCACATTTGGGATATGCCTACGAAGGAACCTACGAGTCTGTAGCCGAACTTATTGCAACAGGTCGTACGATAGATATTGTTGTCTATGGAAAACAAATCGAAAGCTCGGAGCTTGCGCATTTGATTGCCAATCAATCACACGTACTTGATCTGAGGCAAGCATTTCAAAACATATTGCATCGCGTTCCTGTTGTACTTATGAACGATACGCTTGCGCTTCGTATTGTTGAAAATCGCGACACTGATCTTTATGAGTTTCTAGTACGCGGAATAGAAATAATTCTGGCACTTTGTATTCTCGTACTTACATCTCCATTATTACTCCTTGCTGCGATTGCAATACGAATAGAAGACTCGCGCAGTATTTTCTATAAACAAGAGCGCGTCGGACGACACGGCAAGCGATTTAGTATCATCAAACTGCAATCAATGTATACCAATGCTGAAAAAAACGGTGCACAATGGGCAACACACAATGATAGTCGCATCACGCCAGTTGGAAAAATTTTACGCATTACCCATATCGATGAGATCCCACAAATGTGGAATGTGCTCAAGGGGGACATAGCCTTAGTCGGTCCGCGACCGGAGAGACCAGAGTTTGTGGAGAAATTAGACAAAGAGATACCCTACTACTTCTTGCGCCATACAATCAAACCAGGCTTCACAGGCTGGGCGCAAATCAAATTTCGTTACGCAAGAAGTGTCATGGATTCACAAGAAAAATTTGAGTACGATTTATACTACGTCAAAAATAGAAATTTCTTCCTCGATATTGGCATTATCCTAAAAACAATCCAGATCGTTTTTACCCACGGGGTTTAG
- a CDS encoding N-acetylneuraminate synthase family protein, translated as MRSVASLKDRLKRFVFGSPKKIKFGDRYVGLGEPVFVIAEIGLNHNGSFDRAKALIDAAKEAGVDCVKFQMRDIESLYANKGTTNDIKENLTSQYTLDLLSKFQLADEQMFKLFDYAREVGMFPLCTPWDLESLKKLEAYGMHTYKVASADLTNHDLIREIVKTKKPIICSTGMSQESEIIAVNNLLKRLNAKYILLHCNSTYPAPFQDINLQYMSRLGTALYGYSGHERGINIAIAAVARGAKIIEKHITFDRTMEGSDHKASLTPDEFKVMIEGIRQVEASLGTAKKRELTQGEKMNRANLAKSLVATRDIKKGDMITPEMIEVKSPGRGLQPDQKEKLINRKARRSLRQGDFFYLNDLLDKNFEPRSYTFNRPWGIPVRYYDYKELHKFTNPDLLEFHLSYNDLTEDISSHFPKPLAMDLIVHSPETFADDHLLNLASSDEIYWRRSIAELQRVVSITNELKKHFSKANKPLIVVNAGGFTKDKPLSKEERQVLYERIADGLANINQDGVEIIIQTMPPYPWLLGGQLYHNLFLDPDEIAAFCEKYKYRICFDTSHSKLACNTYGWDFSEFTKKILKYTAHLHVVDAKDVNGEGIQVGEGEIDFNELRKNLDSLGITCSFIPEIWQGHENGGEGFWIALERLEKYL; from the coding sequence ATTCGTTCTGTGGCTTCACTTAAAGATAGGTTGAAACGTTTTGTATTTGGTTCACCCAAGAAGATTAAATTTGGTGACCGATATGTTGGGCTCGGCGAGCCCGTTTTTGTCATTGCAGAAATTGGACTCAATCATAATGGTAGTTTCGACCGTGCCAAAGCATTGATTGATGCCGCCAAAGAAGCCGGGGTTGATTGTGTGAAATTCCAGATGAGAGATATAGAGTCACTCTATGCTAACAAGGGAACAACAAATGATATTAAAGAAAATTTAACATCGCAGTACACACTTGATCTGCTTTCAAAATTCCAATTAGCAGATGAGCAAATGTTTAAACTTTTTGATTATGCACGCGAGGTTGGGATGTTTCCACTTTGCACACCCTGGGATTTGGAAAGCCTAAAGAAATTAGAAGCATACGGTATGCATACGTATAAAGTAGCATCTGCCGATCTAACAAATCATGATTTGATTAGAGAAATCGTAAAAACAAAAAAACCAATCATTTGTTCAACTGGCATGTCTCAAGAATCTGAGATCATTGCAGTAAATAATCTTTTAAAAAGGCTTAATGCAAAATACATACTGCTACACTGTAATTCAACCTACCCTGCACCTTTCCAAGATATTAATTTGCAATATATGAGCAGACTTGGAACAGCATTGTATGGGTATAGCGGGCACGAACGGGGGATCAACATTGCTATTGCTGCAGTTGCAAGGGGCGCAAAAATAATTGAAAAGCATATAACTTTTGATCGTACGATGGAAGGTTCGGACCATAAAGCTAGCCTCACCCCAGATGAATTCAAGGTAATGATTGAGGGAATTCGACAAGTGGAAGCATCACTCGGTACAGCAAAAAAAAGAGAGTTAACCCAAGGGGAAAAAATGAACAGAGCGAATTTGGCAAAAAGCTTGGTTGCAACAAGGGATATTAAAAAAGGTGACATGATTACACCGGAGATGATCGAAGTAAAAAGTCCTGGCCGAGGGCTTCAACCAGACCAGAAAGAGAAACTTATCAATCGTAAAGCTCGTCGCAGCTTGCGTCAAGGAGATTTTTTTTATCTTAATGATTTACTTGATAAAAATTTTGAACCACGGAGCTACACATTCAATAGACCTTGGGGCATTCCTGTTCGTTACTATGATTATAAAGAATTGCATAAATTTACTAATCCTGATTTGCTTGAATTTCACTTAAGCTATAACGATCTTACTGAAGATATTAGTAGTCATTTTCCTAAACCACTTGCAATGGATCTCATCGTCCATAGTCCTGAGACATTTGCTGATGATCATTTACTTAACCTCGCTTCTTCAGATGAAATATATTGGCGACGCTCAATTGCTGAACTGCAGAGAGTTGTTTCTATTACGAATGAGCTAAAAAAACATTTTAGTAAAGCAAACAAGCCACTTATTGTGGTCAATGCCGGTGGTTTTACAAAAGACAAGCCACTATCGAAAGAAGAACGGCAAGTATTGTATGAAAGAATTGCAGATGGACTCGCAAACATTAATCAAGATGGTGTAGAAATTATCATTCAAACAATGCCGCCGTACCCATGGCTTTTAGGTGGACAGCTCTACCACAATCTTTTCCTTGATCCAGATGAGATTGCTGCTTTTTGTGAAAAGTATAAGTACAGAATCTGTTTTGATACTTCACATTCCAAATTGGCTTGCAATACCTACGGATGGGATTTCTCTGAATTTACAAAGAAAATTTTAAAATATACTGCTCATTTGCATGTCGTGGATGCAAAAGATGTAAATGGAGAAGGGATACAAGTAGGAGAAGGTGAAATTGACTTTAATGAATTACGAAAAAATTTAGATTCTCTAGGTATTACATGCTCTTTTATTCCAGAAATATGGCAAGGTCATGAAAACGGCGGTGAAGGATTTTGGATAGCACTTGAGCGATTAGAAAAATATCTCTAA